The following proteins are co-located in the Maridesulfovibrio bastinii DSM 16055 genome:
- a CDS encoding 4Fe-4S dicluster domain-containing protein — MLNLTPTVLKNLISKSSTRMYPVEVREPFEKYRGELFNDIDSCIFCKKCQMKCPSQCITVTKDKEAGVGKWICDPFACVYCGICVDACPTNSLYMKPKHRAPATERQMIEMEAKIKVKKKNPEK, encoded by the coding sequence ATGCTGAACCTGACACCAACAGTATTAAAGAACCTCATCTCAAAAAGCTCGACACGCATGTACCCCGTGGAAGTGCGTGAACCTTTCGAGAAATACCGTGGTGAGCTTTTCAACGACATAGACAGCTGCATTTTCTGCAAAAAATGCCAGATGAAATGCCCCTCCCAGTGCATAACCGTAACCAAAGACAAAGAGGCAGGAGTCGGCAAGTGGATCTGCGATCCTTTTGCCTGCGTATATTGCGGAATCTGCGTCGACGCATGCCCCACCAACAGCCTTTATATGAAACCCAAACATCGTGCACCGGCAACGGAAAGGCAGATGATCGAAATGGAAGCTAAAATTAAAGTTAAGAAAAAAAATCCCGAGAAATAG
- a CDS encoding TRAP transporter large permease: protein MEPVTIGLIGIVGLLLIILMLRLPVGFALGIVGFIGFAIITNMRAAYGMVGSEIWNVFSSYGLTVIPLFILMGQICFYSGVNERLYKAAYAWMGHIRGGVAMATVLACAGFAAICGSNTATAATMSTVALPEMKKFRYNPVLSTGAVASGATLGVVIPPSVVLIIIGLQTGESIGRLFLGGVLPGLLLCILFLLTITLMCRMNPDWGPSGPRLSFKQKLLTLPGSVEMIALFILVMGGLFAGFFTPTEAGAAGSALASVISIVSGKLTFKKYVSAVSDTIKVSCMIMVIIVGAVIFGKFLAVTRLPFEVADFVSTLPIPSTVIILLVCVIYVIGGMVMDALALLLITIPIFFPMVSAMGYDPVWFGVLVTVVTSMGAITPPVGVNTFIVASMAEDVAMDRVFLGVTWFMGAYAVMVAILMAIPQTVTFLPGLMG from the coding sequence ATGGAACCTGTAACTATAGGCCTGATAGGAATTGTCGGGCTTCTTTTAATAATTCTCATGCTGCGCCTGCCGGTTGGTTTTGCTCTGGGTATAGTGGGGTTTATCGGTTTTGCCATTATCACCAACATGCGTGCAGCCTACGGTATGGTCGGTTCTGAAATCTGGAATGTTTTTTCATCTTATGGACTGACAGTTATCCCTCTTTTTATACTAATGGGGCAGATTTGTTTTTATTCCGGGGTCAACGAGCGGCTTTACAAAGCGGCCTATGCGTGGATGGGGCATATCCGTGGCGGTGTGGCTATGGCAACTGTTCTGGCCTGTGCCGGATTTGCTGCTATATGCGGTTCAAATACAGCTACAGCTGCAACAATGAGCACTGTTGCACTGCCGGAGATGAAAAAATTTCGCTATAATCCGGTCCTGAGCACCGGAGCGGTTGCATCGGGAGCAACTCTGGGAGTTGTTATTCCTCCAAGTGTCGTACTGATAATAATCGGTCTTCAGACGGGGGAGTCCATAGGCCGTCTTTTTCTGGGAGGAGTTCTACCGGGATTGCTGCTGTGTATATTGTTTTTATTAACAATAACCCTGATGTGCAGAATGAATCCTGACTGGGGTCCGTCCGGTCCAAGACTGTCGTTCAAACAGAAATTGCTGACACTGCCCGGATCTGTGGAAATGATAGCCTTATTTATACTGGTCATGGGCGGACTGTTTGCAGGCTTTTTTACTCCTACTGAAGCCGGGGCTGCGGGATCTGCTCTTGCATCTGTCATCAGTATAGTTTCCGGCAAACTGACTTTTAAAAAATATGTAAGTGCTGTCAGTGATACTATTAAAGTATCCTGTATGATCATGGTCATCATTGTCGGGGCGGTTATTTTCGGTAAATTTCTTGCCGTCACCCGGCTTCCGTTTGAAGTTGCGGATTTTGTCTCTACTCTTCCTATTCCCTCAACAGTAATAATCCTGCTGGTCTGCGTAATTTACGTTATTGGCGGCATGGTTATGGATGCCCTTGCACTTTTACTGATAACGATACCGATATTTTTCCCCATGGTTTCGGCTATGGGTTATGATCCGGTCTGGTTTGGTGTTCTAGTCACAGTAGTGACCTCAATGGGAGCGATAACACCTCCTGTGGGTGTTAATACCTTTATCGTCGCTTCAATGGCTGAAGATGTAGCCATGGACAGGGTTTTTCTCGGAGTTACCTGGTTTATGGGGGCTTATGCGGTGATGGTTGCCATACTTATGGCCATACCTCAGACAGTTACTTTCCTGCCCGGATTGATGGGCTGA
- a CDS encoding TRAP transporter small permease gives MILNRMEQVSRKVCNVLAVISGVALTLMMLLACANMFFRAVWVPVQGTFELMGYLGAVVASFALGISQINKSHISVGLFFNSFPPLLQKILDFLTLLVSCLFFLLCAREVFNWGSFVLDIGELSETLGIVYYPFVFAVAFGYLCIAFVLFMEMLRVFFEPQKTKRA, from the coding sequence ATGATTTTAAACAGAATGGAGCAGGTTTCCAGAAAAGTATGCAATGTTCTAGCAGTGATCTCAGGTGTTGCTCTAACACTCATGATGCTGCTGGCCTGTGCAAATATGTTTTTCAGAGCTGTATGGGTTCCTGTTCAGGGGACTTTTGAGCTTATGGGATATCTGGGTGCGGTTGTGGCCTCTTTTGCCCTTGGAATTTCACAGATAAATAAAAGCCATATCTCTGTCGGATTGTTCTTTAACTCTTTCCCGCCACTGCTGCAAAAGATTCTGGATTTTCTGACTCTGCTTGTTTCATGCCTTTTTTTTCTGCTCTGCGCCCGCGAAGTCTTCAACTGGGGCAGTTTTGTTCTTGATATCGGTGAATTATCTGAAACATTGGGAATTGTTTATTACCCATTTGTTTTTGCAGTTGCCTTCGGCTACCTCTGCATAGCTTTTGTCCTCTTTATGGAAATGCTTCGGGTCTTTTTTGAACCTCAAAAAACAAAGCGGGCGTAA
- a CDS encoding NADH-quinone oxidoreductase subunit C: MLENLKEITLDTVVGEASKMKTDGQRFVTMTCTELDAEYVDILYHFDKDEVITNFRLKAQKDVPVPSISGVFLSALLVENEIQDQFAMKFEGLAIDFGRTLYLDAEITTIPLCNNTKAMTVKK, encoded by the coding sequence GTGCTTGAAAATCTAAAAGAAATAACTCTGGACACTGTAGTCGGTGAAGCTAGCAAAATGAAAACCGACGGACAGCGATTCGTAACCATGACCTGCACCGAACTGGATGCAGAATATGTGGATATACTTTATCACTTTGATAAAGATGAAGTAATTACCAACTTCAGGCTCAAAGCCCAAAAGGATGTTCCGGTACCTTCCATAAGCGGAGTATTTTTATCTGCCCTGCTGGTGGAAAACGAAATTCAAGACCAGTTCGCAATGAAGTTTGAAGGTCTTGCAATTGATTTCGGACGCACCCTTTACCTTGATGCGGAGATCACGACCATCCCCTTGTGTAACAACACCAAGGCGATGACAGTTAAAAAATAA
- a CDS encoding pentapeptide repeat-containing protein, which produces MTSPESGSQNKNISYAKLDFDGEVLEDCVFYDCSFSRCNFQFAEIRNCDFKKCKFINCNLSLAKFDNTKIINVDFIESKLLGINWNTAGVVIIAVFKGCILESNSFSDMNLTKVKFEKCSLKESVFSNSKLQKVKFSECDLGQCQFHQSDLSYADFSTSRNYFMSADSNKLHQAVFSLPEAVSLLANLDIKLK; this is translated from the coding sequence ATGACATCACCGGAGTCAGGATCTCAAAATAAAAATATTTCTTATGCGAAGCTGGATTTTGACGGTGAAGTCTTAGAAGATTGTGTGTTTTATGATTGCAGCTTTTCAAGATGTAATTTTCAGTTTGCTGAAATAAGAAATTGTGATTTCAAAAAATGTAAATTTATAAATTGCAATTTAAGTCTGGCTAAATTTGATAACACTAAAATTATCAATGTAGATTTTATTGAATCAAAATTATTGGGAATTAACTGGAATACAGCCGGGGTTGTCATAATAGCTGTCTTTAAAGGCTGTATACTTGAGAGTAATTCTTTCAGTGATATGAATCTGACAAAGGTTAAATTTGAAAAATGTTCTCTGAAAGAATCTGTTTTCAGCAATTCAAAATTGCAAAAAGTTAAATTTTCTGAATGTGATTTGGGTCAGTGTCAGTTTCATCAATCTGATTTAAGTTATGCTGATTTCAGTACCTCCAGAAACTATTTTATGAGTGCTGATTCAAATAAACTTCATCAGGCCGTCTTTTCTCTTCCGGAGGCGGTTTCTCTGCTTGCCAATCTGGATATTAAATTGAAATGA
- a CDS encoding nickel-dependent hydrogenase large subunit codes for MARTIIPFGPQHPVLPEPLHLKLVVEDEIVKEAIPALGYVHRGLEKLAEIRDYNQMIQIVERVCGICSMIHSLCYCQGIEEMMGIEVPERAKYLRTIWSELHRMHSHLLWLGLFADAFGFEALFMQLWRIRERILDINEATTGSRVIVSVNVVGGVRQDLTNEQIAWILSEVKEAEKDILQIKSTLLEDYTVCKRTKGVGVMTKEQAYDLGAAGPTLRGSGVASDMRLLKYAAFDKIDFEPIVETSGDCWARSTVRFRETLQSVDLVRQAIAGLPKGDISVPVKGNPEGELVTRVEQPRGECLYYLKGNGKKFLERVRIRTPTFANIPTLLTMLPNCELADVPVIVLSIDPCISCTER; via the coding sequence ATGGCACGCACCATCATACCTTTCGGTCCGCAGCATCCGGTTCTACCGGAGCCGCTGCACTTGAAGCTCGTCGTGGAAGACGAGATAGTGAAGGAAGCCATTCCTGCGCTTGGATATGTCCATAGAGGACTTGAAAAGCTTGCTGAAATTCGTGACTACAATCAGATGATTCAGATCGTTGAAAGGGTCTGTGGAATCTGCTCAATGATTCATTCTCTGTGTTATTGTCAGGGAATTGAAGAAATGATGGGTATTGAAGTTCCGGAAAGAGCTAAATATCTGCGCACGATATGGTCTGAACTTCATCGTATGCACAGCCATCTGTTGTGGCTCGGACTCTTTGCCGATGCATTCGGCTTTGAAGCCCTTTTCATGCAGCTCTGGCGCATTCGTGAACGTATTCTTGATATCAACGAGGCAACCACAGGAAGCCGCGTTATCGTATCCGTTAATGTTGTTGGCGGTGTCCGTCAGGACCTTACCAACGAACAGATTGCATGGATACTTTCTGAAGTAAAAGAAGCGGAAAAAGACATTCTGCAGATCAAATCAACCCTGCTCGAAGATTACACAGTCTGCAAACGCACCAAGGGTGTGGGAGTAATGACTAAAGAACAGGCTTATGACCTTGGAGCTGCTGGTCCGACTCTTCGCGGCAGCGGAGTTGCTTCGGATATGCGTCTGCTGAAATATGCCGCTTTCGATAAAATTGATTTTGAACCAATAGTTGAAACTTCCGGAGACTGCTGGGCAAGATCAACAGTCCGCTTCCGTGAGACTCTCCAGTCAGTAGATCTGGTGCGTCAGGCAATAGCAGGACTTCCCAAAGGTGACATTTCTGTCCCGGTTAAGGGAAATCCTGAAGGCGAACTGGTTACCCGCGTGGAACAGCCCCGCGGTGAATGCCTCTATTACCTTAAAGGTAACGGCAAGAAGTTCCTTGAGAGGGTACGCATCAGGACACCAACATTCGCAAATATTCCTACTCTGCTGACAATGCTGCCTAACTGCGAACTGGCTGATGTTCCGGTCATAGTACTGTCAATCGACCCGTGCATCAGCTGCACTGAACGCTAG
- a CDS encoding FG-GAP repeat domain-containing protein — MFAKKIVSVFITMLFVLAAGVAHSAGSARSYAVFPFEVNGPSQYQYLSRGVQSMMSSRLNWTGHFEPIPGSKDLSEKDRPSGKIEELKTAQRLSADYLILGTLMVAGDDVSVDVKITNKDGKVWNKNSKTNINDLIPSLDDLAKDIQSDLFEKPGQTSEDRAKEKKLEAARPDGPNNPFIVMASSAGKPMESKINPQFRYEGGASTPGMWRSQSVNIVNRGGFVADVTGDGKANFIILTDSEVIVYDIIGQHLKKNVEYNLFARSNPLRVSGIDLDGDGVQEVVATSLRDDRAHSFIISFKNGVARAINDDLKLFLTVVRMPPSFTPSLVGQKVNSTRTFYSKDVTEYMLSKGKLMPVRKLRVPQFTNVFNLSYLPQKDGYKVLVIGKRGNIAVYNKDLEPLYQSEESYNSTPVKVELGSNFAGLNPDSAATKMESYLFIPMPVLIASISDPAKQEVLLNRDVSVASQLFSNYRSFSQGEIHSEFWDGVGLNLAWKTRRIKGTVTSYGLADVDNDGEDELYCILNTFPGALGIKYRKTFLVSYELSLPGGK; from the coding sequence ATGTTCGCAAAAAAAATTGTTTCAGTTTTTATAACTATGCTTTTCGTTCTTGCGGCCGGAGTCGCACATAGCGCTGGCTCTGCAAGGAGTTATGCTGTTTTTCCTTTTGAAGTGAACGGTCCTTCACAGTATCAGTATCTGAGCCGTGGAGTGCAATCCATGATGAGTTCACGCCTTAACTGGACAGGACATTTTGAACCTATTCCGGGTTCAAAAGATTTGTCCGAAAAGGATCGTCCGTCCGGAAAAATAGAGGAACTTAAAACTGCACAGCGTCTTTCTGCAGATTATCTTATCCTTGGAACTTTGATGGTAGCCGGTGATGATGTTTCTGTTGATGTCAAGATTACTAATAAAGATGGTAAGGTCTGGAATAAAAATTCCAAGACCAATATAAATGACCTTATTCCCAGTCTTGATGACCTTGCCAAAGATATACAGAGCGACCTTTTTGAAAAGCCGGGGCAGACTTCCGAGGACAGGGCTAAAGAGAAAAAGCTGGAAGCAGCAAGACCTGATGGCCCGAATAATCCGTTTATCGTGATGGCTTCATCTGCCGGAAAGCCTATGGAAAGTAAGATTAACCCGCAGTTCAGATATGAAGGCGGAGCATCAACTCCCGGTATGTGGCGGAGCCAGAGTGTAAATATTGTCAACCGCGGTGGATTCGTTGCTGATGTTACCGGTGATGGCAAGGCAAACTTCATTATTTTAACCGATAGCGAAGTTATTGTTTATGATATTATTGGGCAGCATTTGAAAAAAAATGTTGAATACAACCTGTTCGCCAGATCTAATCCCCTGCGGGTCAGCGGCATTGATCTTGACGGTGACGGCGTTCAGGAAGTTGTTGCCACCAGTCTCCGTGACGACAGGGCTCACAGCTTTATCATTTCCTTTAAAAATGGTGTTGCCAGAGCTATAAATGATGATCTCAAACTCTTCCTGACTGTTGTGCGTATGCCGCCGAGTTTCACTCCTTCTCTGGTTGGTCAGAAGGTTAACTCCACCAGAACATTTTATTCTAAGGACGTAACAGAGTACATGCTTTCCAAAGGCAAACTGATGCCGGTCAGAAAGCTTAGAGTTCCTCAGTTTACAAACGTGTTCAACCTTTCCTATCTGCCTCAGAAAGACGGATATAAAGTTCTTGTTATCGGTAAAAGAGGTAATATAGCTGTTTATAATAAAGATCTGGAACCGCTTTACCAGTCTGAAGAATCATATAACTCTACACCGGTGAAAGTTGAACTTGGTTCCAACTTTGCGGGTCTTAATCCTGACAGTGCGGCCACCAAAATGGAAAGCTACCTTTTCATCCCCATGCCGGTCCTGATCGCCTCAATAAGTGACCCAGCCAAGCAGGAAGTTCTGTTGAACAGAGATGTTTCCGTAGCTTCCCAGTTGTTCAGCAACTATAGGTCTTTTTCTCAGGGTGAAATTCATTCCGAATTCTGGGACGGCGTAGGCCTCAACCTCGCATGGAAGACCCGCCGTATCAAAGGTACGGTTACTTCTTACGGACTTGCTGATGTTGATAATGACGGTGAAGATGAACTTTATTGTATTCTCAACACCTTCCCCGGAGCTTTGGGCATCAAGTACAGGAAGACTTTCCTTGTTTCTTATGAACTTTCTCTTCCGGGTGGAAAATAG
- a CDS encoding class I fructose-bisphosphate aldolase, producing MNGVSRRLARLFDTESLNSLILALDHGANEGMIPGLGGIPDILRAMPRHRVQGVILNKGLANHYSKIVPVEANLIIQLNAGTRHGTPTYNKSLVCSIQEALRLGADAVSIHVNIGNEFEDRMLSEMGEATDEAHKYGLPVLATVFARGASVINEHDPSLVAHCIRIGAELGPDIVAVPYPHNGGTFNEAVKASPIPVLVTGGPLGQDIEGTLANVSKGLAAGCRGCCIGRNIFQTEVPAESMAEFAKVTHKSN from the coding sequence ATGAACGGAGTTTCCAGAAGGCTTGCCAGACTGTTTGATACAGAAAGCCTCAACTCACTGATTCTGGCCCTTGACCACGGAGCCAACGAAGGGATGATACCTGGCCTTGGCGGTATTCCTGATATTTTGAGAGCAATGCCCAGACACAGGGTTCAGGGAGTGATTCTCAACAAAGGGCTGGCAAACCATTACAGCAAAATTGTCCCTGTGGAAGCGAACCTTATCATTCAGCTCAACGCAGGCACCCGTCACGGAACACCTACATACAATAAGAGCCTTGTCTGCTCTATTCAGGAAGCATTGCGTTTAGGTGCAGACGCGGTTTCAATCCACGTCAATATCGGCAATGAATTCGAAGACAGAATGCTCTCTGAAATGGGTGAAGCAACTGATGAAGCTCACAAATACGGACTCCCCGTACTCGCCACTGTTTTTGCAAGGGGAGCTTCAGTTATAAACGAACATGACCCCAGCCTTGTGGCACACTGCATACGCATCGGAGCAGAACTAGGGCCCGATATAGTCGCGGTTCCTTACCCGCATAACGGTGGAACTTTCAATGAGGCTGTAAAAGCGAGTCCCATTCCGGTTCTGGTAACAGGAGGTCCGCTGGGACAGGATATCGAAGGAACTTTAGCTAATGTCAGCAAAGGGCTTGCCGCAGGCTGCCGAGGCTGCTGTATAGGCAGAAATATTTTCCAGACCGAAGTACCGGCGGAGAGCATGGCCGAGTTTGCAAAAGTAACCCATAAAAGTAATTAA
- a CDS encoding RsmB/NOP family class I SAM-dependent RNA methyltransferase, which produces MKNKLRTFRLVCREDETSYVEDLLRSQGFDFEPEPFYSMARVLTNEPFPLGDSLAARFGRIYIQDRSSMLPPLMLAPDKGAAAIDMCASPGSKTGLLALLTGQDGFVLASEPSRDRLATLRQNLRRVQAVNSATVNYESQNLPLPSSCWEWILLDPPCSGWGTVEKNPKVMELWGEGKTAPLVTLQKQLLQKAYDLLAPGGKILYSTCTTNIEENEEQTRFATEELGFELLKLPYPAGFTIAEPLLPNMDGVLRVDGSGGGQGFYLCALRKKEGLEAEKPDPCDLPGKRLDLNKISTPDSVDLSALPDGELYDFNGKALFLHRHALKNLPREIRWMGFPVGKVVKNIFRPDPFARVLLPETPDKKALVIENSADLKNLLTGQSLEAADKGKTQVGLFYKNLRLGFVSQKGRRYVWSEK; this is translated from the coding sequence ATGAAAAACAAACTCCGTACTTTCAGACTGGTCTGCCGGGAAGACGAAACATCTTATGTCGAAGATCTGCTCAGATCGCAAGGCTTTGATTTCGAACCGGAACCTTTTTATTCCATGGCAAGGGTTCTGACCAACGAGCCTTTCCCGTTGGGTGACTCACTTGCTGCACGCTTCGGTCGAATTTATATTCAGGACAGATCATCCATGCTGCCACCACTGATGCTGGCACCGGACAAAGGGGCCGCAGCAATTGATATGTGCGCCAGCCCGGGAAGTAAAACCGGCCTGCTGGCTCTCCTCACAGGTCAGGATGGCTTTGTTCTCGCCAGTGAACCGTCACGCGACAGGCTGGCTACATTACGCCAGAATCTGCGCCGGGTTCAAGCCGTTAATTCCGCAACAGTAAACTATGAATCCCAGAACCTGCCCCTGCCGTCATCCTGCTGGGAATGGATACTGCTTGATCCTCCATGCAGCGGATGGGGTACTGTTGAAAAAAACCCGAAAGTTATGGAGTTATGGGGCGAGGGTAAAACAGCTCCACTTGTCACCTTGCAAAAACAGCTGCTTCAAAAAGCATACGATCTTTTAGCGCCCGGAGGAAAGATTCTCTACTCCACATGCACGACCAATATAGAAGAAAACGAAGAGCAGACACGATTTGCAACCGAGGAACTGGGTTTTGAGCTTTTAAAACTTCCTTATCCTGCCGGATTCACCATAGCGGAACCACTATTGCCCAATATGGATGGAGTGCTTAGAGTGGATGGGTCCGGAGGCGGACAGGGATTTTACTTATGCGCCCTGCGGAAAAAAGAAGGACTTGAAGCTGAAAAACCAGATCCGTGCGATCTTCCGGGAAAAAGGCTTGATTTGAACAAAATTTCAACTCCTGACTCCGTAGATCTTTCAGCTCTTCCAGATGGGGAACTATACGATTTTAACGGTAAGGCTCTGTTTTTACATCGCCATGCTCTAAAAAATCTCCCCCGTGAAATACGCTGGATGGGATTTCCTGTCGGCAAAGTGGTGAAAAATATTTTCCGTCCTGATCCTTTTGCCAGAGTTCTTTTACCCGAAACACCGGATAAAAAGGCCCTTGTGATAGAAAACAGTGCTGATCTCAAAAATCTTCTGACCGGACAAAGTCTGGAAGCAGCGGATAAAGGCAAGACTCAGGTTGGACTTTTTTATAAAAATCTCAGACTCGGATTTGTCAGCCAGAAAGGCAGACGCTATGTCTGGAGTGAAAAATAA
- a CDS encoding pseudouridine synthase produces the protein MPAIFVKVAREEAGQKLVRFLERRVNGGVPRSAIMRWIRKGDVRVDKGRKKPFDIVKEGQTVRIPPYRFSADEKEADIQTLEHLDIIFENDDILVVNKPGGLPVQGGSGHSDSVADRLKAMFSGKVFIPAPAHRLDRDTSGIVFCGKSHRGLKELSESFKNRNADKFYLAEVEGHWSKKGWTLMEDKMIKQGAPGKERMATGAGKTALAEVKSVKSSDRSLLIIKLLTGRTHQLRVQLAERGFPIVGDMKYGLKSKQNCMRLHCFKVRICGVEVSSLPLWIDSTDAELDLKV, from the coding sequence ATGCCTGCAATATTTGTAAAGGTTGCCAGAGAAGAAGCCGGACAGAAGTTAGTTCGTTTTCTGGAAAGAAGGGTAAATGGCGGGGTTCCGCGCTCTGCTATCATGCGCTGGATTCGCAAAGGTGACGTGCGTGTTGATAAAGGGCGCAAAAAACCGTTTGATATCGTAAAGGAAGGCCAGACTGTACGCATTCCTCCATACCGCTTTTCTGCTGATGAAAAAGAAGCTGACATTCAGACTTTAGAACATCTCGATATAATTTTTGAAAATGATGATATCCTTGTCGTGAACAAACCCGGTGGCTTGCCGGTTCAAGGCGGATCAGGTCACTCTGACAGTGTGGCTGACCGCTTAAAAGCGATGTTCAGCGGTAAAGTTTTTATCCCTGCTCCGGCACATAGGCTGGATAGAGATACTTCAGGCATAGTTTTTTGTGGAAAATCTCATCGTGGTTTGAAGGAGCTTTCTGAGTCTTTCAAAAATAGAAATGCGGATAAATTTTATCTTGCTGAGGTTGAAGGCCATTGGTCCAAAAAAGGGTGGACCCTTATGGAAGATAAAATGATTAAGCAGGGTGCTCCGGGAAAGGAACGCATGGCCACCGGAGCTGGCAAAACAGCACTTGCCGAAGTTAAATCTGTTAAAAGTTCAGACAGGAGTCTTTTAATCATCAAATTGCTGACAGGCCGAACCCATCAGCTAAGGGTTCAGCTGGCTGAACGTGGTTTTCCCATTGTCGGTGATATGAAATACGGTCTTAAATCAAAACAGAACTGCATGCGGCTTCACTGCTTTAAGGTAAGAATTTGCGGAGTTGAAGTCAGCTCTTTACCACTGTGGATTGATTCCACTGACGCTGAGCTTGATTTAAAAGTATAA
- a CDS encoding TRAP transporter substrate-binding protein codes for MRIFCIFRCCLVALVMVAIFALSIPASAATTLSYANFPPAKTFPCVQMERWKTEVEKRTAGKIKIQTYPGSTLLGAKNTLRGVMAGQADIGCISLAYHPGVFPLCSVMELPLGFTSSTSASLALWELFQKYNPKEFKRVKVLTMFASAPSNIMSKVPVRSLADLKGLEVRASGILSSILDSLGATPVSMPMSETPESLQKGVVKGLFSSFEVLKDFNFAEICRYETETNAAVYPFAVIMNLRTWNSLSDDVKKVLTDLGREQAEWTGNYMDKHVEEALKWSKEKYGIEIIKLSESDQAEMSKRTAPLIEDWKKISSAKGVDAEAVLNFVESKKTKYEPSR; via the coding sequence ATGCGTATTTTTTGTATCTTCAGGTGTTGTCTTGTTGCTTTGGTGATGGTTGCTATTTTTGCGTTAAGCATTCCTGCTTCAGCTGCAACTACATTGAGCTATGCCAATTTTCCTCCAGCCAAAACATTTCCATGTGTTCAGATGGAACGATGGAAAACAGAGGTTGAAAAAAGGACAGCTGGTAAGATCAAAATTCAGACATACCCCGGATCAACGCTGCTCGGAGCTAAAAATACCCTGCGTGGAGTTATGGCCGGTCAGGCCGACATCGGTTGTATCAGTCTTGCTTACCATCCCGGAGTTTTTCCGCTTTGCTCGGTTATGGAGCTCCCTCTCGGTTTCACTTCTTCAACTTCCGCAAGCCTTGCTTTGTGGGAACTTTTTCAGAAATACAATCCTAAAGAATTTAAGAGAGTCAAAGTCCTTACAATGTTCGCTTCTGCTCCTTCAAACATAATGAGCAAAGTGCCCGTGCGCTCCCTTGCCGATTTGAAGGGCCTTGAAGTCAGGGCTTCGGGGATACTTTCCTCAATACTTGATTCACTCGGGGCAACTCCGGTTTCCATGCCCATGAGCGAAACCCCGGAATCACTCCAGAAGGGCGTTGTCAAAGGTTTGTTTTCCTCGTTTGAAGTTCTTAAAGACTTCAATTTTGCTGAAATATGCCGCTATGAGACTGAAACAAACGCAGCTGTTTATCCTTTTGCGGTAATTATGAACCTGCGTACATGGAACAGTTTGTCTGACGATGTAAAAAAAGTTCTTACCGATCTTGGCAGAGAGCAGGCTGAGTGGACCGGTAATTATATGGATAAGCATGTTGAAGAAGCCTTAAAATGGTCAAAAGAAAAATATGGAATTGAGATCATAAAACTCAGTGAAAGTGATCAGGCTGAAATGTCTAAAAGAACTGCTCCGCTGATTGAGGACTGGAAGAAAATCTCTTCAGCAAAAGGCGTTGATGCTGAAGCTGTCCTTAACTTTGTAGAATCTAAAAAAACTAAATATGAACCGTCCCGTTAG
- a CDS encoding NADH-quinone oxidoreductase subunit B family protein has product MFKKFISKSRAKSPWIMHFDGGSCNGCDIEVLACLTPLYDVERFGIVNVGNPKHADVLLVTGTINHRNAKVLRNIYDQMPDPKGVIAIGACGLSGGIFRECYNVLGGVDKVIPVDVYVPGCPAKPEAIIDGVVAALGKFEGLKG; this is encoded by the coding sequence ATGTTTAAGAAATTCATCAGCAAATCACGCGCCAAATCTCCCTGGATCATGCATTTTGACGGCGGGAGCTGCAACGGTTGCGATATCGAAGTTCTGGCATGTCTTACCCCGCTCTATGACGTTGAACGCTTCGGCATAGTTAACGTGGGTAACCCGAAGCACGCTGATGTCCTGCTTGTTACCGGGACTATAAACCACCGCAATGCCAAGGTGCTGCGCAATATCTATGATCAAATGCCCGATCCTAAAGGTGTTATTGCCATCGGTGCATGCGGTCTTTCAGGCGGAATATTCCGTGAATGCTACAACGTTCTAGGCGGAGTGGACAAAGTAATACCCGTTGACGTCTACGTTCCGGGATGCCCGGCCAAGCCCGAAGCCATCATCGACGGCGTTGTCGCAGCCCTCGGAAAATTCGAAGGTCTTAAAGGCTAA